The following proteins come from a genomic window of Pseudomonas putida:
- the yajC gene encoding preprotein translocase subunit YajC, whose protein sequence is MSFFIPAAYADAAAPAAGPAGTGFEWIFLVGFLVIFYLMIWRPQAKRAKEQKNLLSNLQKGDEVVTNGGIAGKIVKVSDDFVVLEVSDTVELKFQKGAIAATLPKGTLKAI, encoded by the coding sequence ATGAGCTTCTTCATCCCCGCCGCATACGCGGACGCTGCAGCACCTGCCGCTGGCCCAGCCGGTACCGGCTTCGAGTGGATTTTCCTGGTCGGTTTCCTGGTCATCTTCTATCTGATGATCTGGCGCCCGCAGGCCAAGCGCGCGAAAGAGCAGAAGAACCTGCTGAGCAACTTGCAGAAAGGTGACGAAGTTGTCACCAACGGCGGCATCGCTGGCAAGATCGTCAAGGTTTCCGATGACTTCGTGGTGCTGGAAGTGTCCGACACTGTCGAGCTGAAGTTCCAGAAGGGTGCCATTGCTGCGACCCTGCCAAAAGGTACGCTCAAGGCTATCTGA
- the trmJ gene encoding tRNA (cytosine(32)/uridine(32)-2'-O)-methyltransferase TrmJ — translation MLQNIRVVLVNTSHPGNIGGAARAMKNMGLSRLVLVQPKEFPALDASARASGADDLLDNAQVVDSLEQALVGCNLVMGTSARERSIPWPLIGPRECGAKAVEHANGGEEIALVFGREHAGLTNEELQRCHFHVHIPSNPDFSSLNLAAAVQVLSYEVRMAWLAAGAAPGKVEKVDATELATMDEMELFYDHLEKTLVGIGFLDPEKPKHLMPRLRRLYGRVAVERSEMSILRGILTETQKVVRGEPHKRKD, via the coding sequence TTGCTGCAAAATATTCGTGTTGTTCTGGTCAATACCAGCCACCCCGGCAATATCGGCGGCGCTGCGCGTGCCATGAAAAACATGGGCTTGTCGCGTCTGGTGCTGGTGCAGCCGAAAGAATTCCCCGCCTTGGATGCCAGTGCCCGAGCTTCGGGCGCCGACGACTTGCTGGATAACGCCCAGGTGGTCGACAGCCTCGAACAGGCGCTGGTTGGCTGCAACCTGGTGATGGGTACCAGCGCCCGCGAGCGCAGCATTCCCTGGCCGTTGATCGGCCCGCGTGAGTGCGGTGCCAAGGCGGTGGAGCATGCCAATGGTGGCGAGGAAATCGCCCTGGTGTTCGGGCGCGAGCACGCCGGCCTGACCAACGAAGAACTGCAGCGATGTCATTTCCATGTGCACATTCCCTCCAATCCCGACTTCAGCTCGCTGAACCTGGCTGCTGCCGTGCAGGTGCTCTCCTATGAGGTGCGCATGGCCTGGCTGGCTGCCGGTGCGGCGCCGGGCAAAGTCGAGAAGGTTGATGCCACTGAGCTGGCGACCATGGATGAAATGGAGCTGTTCTACGACCACCTGGAGAAAACCCTGGTGGGCATCGGTTTCCTCGACCCCGAAAAACCCAAGCACCTGATGCCGCGCCTGCGCCGGCTGTATGGGCGGGTGGCGGTCGAGCGTTCGGAAATGAGCATTTTGCGCGGCATCCTCACCGAGACCCAGAAAGTGGTCCGGGGCGAGCCGCATAAACGGAAGGACTGA
- the secD gene encoding protein translocase subunit SecD — protein MLNKYPLWKYALIVLVLVVGFIYSAPNLYPDDPAVQISGASSALQVNQADLDRVSKALVDAKIAVKGVSLGEKGSGLIRLTNQEDQLPAKDVVRKALGDDYVVALNLAQTTPKWLRNLGASPMKLGLDLSGGVHFLLEVDMDKAMTARMKVYEGEVKTLLRKERIRYRSLPQQDGGIMLGFADDATREQARALIRKNFNDFDLTTTERNELAVLRLALTQAKVAEIREYSIKQNLTTVRNRVNELGVAEPLVQRQGANRIVVELPGVQDTAEAKRILGKTANLEFRFGAEPGASKATTEVFEFREGGRSAAVERGLIITGDQVTDAQASFDEHGRPQVNIRLDGHGGELMSRATRSNVGRSMAVIFIEQKPVTRYVKQTVGGVEKDVAVQSFVEEKKIISLATIQSPLGSQFRITGLNGQGESSELALLLRAGGLAAPMYFAEERTIGPSLGADNITKGIDASLWGMLFVSLFIIAIYRAFGVLATIALAGNMVLLLALMSLLGATLTLPGIAGIVLTMGMAVDANVLIFSRIREEIAAGMSVQRAIHEGFNRAYSAIVDANLTTLLVGGILFAMGTGPVKGFAVTMSLGIFTSMFTAIMVTRALVNLTCGGRDIKKLWV, from the coding sequence ATGCTGAACAAATATCCTCTGTGGAAATATGCACTGATCGTGCTGGTACTGGTGGTCGGTTTCATTTATTCCGCTCCCAACCTCTACCCGGATGACCCGGCGGTACAGATCAGCGGTGCCAGTTCGGCGCTGCAGGTGAATCAGGCCGACCTCGATCGCGTCAGCAAGGCGCTGGTCGATGCCAAGATCGCGGTCAAGGGTGTAAGCCTGGGTGAAAAGGGCAGCGGGCTGATTCGTCTGACCAATCAGGAAGATCAGTTGCCTGCCAAGGATGTAGTGCGCAAGGCACTGGGCGATGATTACGTCGTGGCCCTGAACCTGGCCCAGACTACCCCGAAATGGCTGCGCAACCTGGGTGCAAGCCCGATGAAGCTGGGCCTGGACCTGTCCGGTGGTGTGCACTTCCTGCTGGAAGTGGACATGGACAAGGCCATGACTGCCCGCATGAAAGTCTACGAAGGCGAGGTCAAGACCTTGCTGCGCAAAGAGCGCATCCGCTACCGCAGCCTGCCTCAGCAGGATGGCGGCATCATGCTGGGCTTCGCTGACGATGCTACCCGCGAACAGGCACGTGCCCTGATCCGCAAGAATTTCAATGATTTCGACCTGACCACCACCGAGCGCAACGAGCTTGCGGTGCTGCGTCTGGCGCTGACCCAGGCGAAAGTCGCCGAGATCCGCGAATACTCGATCAAGCAGAACCTCACCACCGTGCGCAACCGCGTGAACGAGCTGGGTGTGGCCGAGCCGCTGGTACAGCGCCAGGGCGCCAACCGTATCGTGGTCGAGCTGCCAGGCGTGCAGGACACTGCCGAAGCCAAGCGGATCCTTGGTAAAACCGCCAACCTGGAGTTCCGCTTCGGTGCCGAGCCGGGCGCGTCCAAGGCCACCACCGAGGTGTTCGAGTTCCGTGAAGGCGGCCGCTCCGCTGCCGTCGAGCGTGGCCTGATCATCACAGGTGACCAGGTTACCGACGCCCAGGCCAGCTTTGACGAGCATGGTCGCCCGCAGGTGAACATCCGCCTGGATGGTCACGGTGGCGAGCTGATGAGCCGTGCTACCCGTAGCAACGTCGGCCGTAGCATGGCGGTGATCTTTATCGAGCAGAAGCCAGTCACCCGCTACGTCAAGCAGACTGTCGGTGGCGTCGAGAAGGACGTTGCCGTACAAAGCTTCGTGGAAGAGAAGAAAATCATCAGCCTGGCGACCATTCAGTCGCCACTGGGCAGCCAGTTCCGCATCACCGGCCTGAACGGCCAGGGCGAATCGTCGGAGCTGGCACTGCTGCTGCGTGCGGGTGGTCTGGCCGCCCCGATGTACTTCGCTGAAGAACGTACCATTGGCCCGAGCCTGGGTGCCGACAACATCACCAAGGGTATCGATGCGTCGCTGTGGGGCATGTTGTTTGTCTCTCTGTTCATCATTGCCATCTATCGCGCCTTCGGTGTGCTGGCCACCATCGCCCTGGCGGGCAACATGGTGCTGCTGCTGGCGTTGATGTCGCTGCTGGGGGCCACGCTGACCCTGCCGGGGATCGCCGGCATCGTGTTGACCATGGGTATGGCAGTGGACGCCAACGTGCTGATCTTCTCGCGTATTCGCGAAGAGATCGCTGCTGGCATGTCGGTGCAGCGCGCCATCCACGAAGGCTTCAATCGCGCCTACTCGGCAATCGTCGACGCCAACCTGACCACTCTGTTGGTCGGCGGCATCCTGTTTGCCATGGGTACCGGCCCGGTCAAAGGCTTTGCGGTCACCATGTCCCTCGGGATTTTCACCTCGATGTTCACTGCCATCATGGTGACCCGTGCATTGGTCAACCTGACCTGTGGCGGGCGTGACATCAAGAAGCTGTGGGTTTGA
- a CDS encoding inositol monophosphatase: MQPMLNIALRAARSASELIFRSIERLDSIKVDEKEAKDYVSEVDRAAEQSIVNALRKAYPNHSIQGEETGLHAGSGEEGKDYLWIIDPLDGTTNFLRGIPHFAVSIACKYRGRLEHAVIVDPVRQEEFTASRGRGAQLNGRRLRVSSRTSLEGALLGTGFPFRDGQMADMDNYLGMLRALTGQTAGIRRAGSASLDLAYVAAGRFDAFWESGLSEWDMAAGVLLIQEAGGLVSDFNGGHDFLDKGHIVAGNIKCFKAVLTAIQPHLPESMKR, translated from the coding sequence ATGCAGCCTATGCTGAATATCGCCCTGCGCGCCGCTCGCAGCGCCAGTGAACTGATTTTCCGCTCCATCGAACGCCTGGATAGCATCAAGGTCGATGAGAAAGAGGCCAAGGACTACGTTTCCGAAGTCGATCGCGCCGCCGAGCAAAGCATCGTCAACGCCCTGCGCAAGGCCTACCCGAACCACTCCATCCAGGGCGAGGAAACCGGCCTGCACGCGGGTAGCGGCGAAGAAGGCAAGGATTACCTGTGGATCATCGATCCGCTGGACGGCACCACCAACTTCCTGCGCGGCATCCCGCACTTCGCCGTCAGCATCGCCTGCAAATACCGCGGCCGCCTTGAGCACGCCGTGATCGTGGATCCGGTTCGCCAGGAAGAATTCACTGCCAGCCGCGGCCGTGGCGCCCAACTCAATGGCCGCCGCCTGCGCGTCAGCTCGCGCACAAGCCTGGAAGGCGCCCTGCTGGGCACCGGCTTCCCGTTCCGTGATGGCCAGATGGCGGACATGGACAACTACCTGGGTATGCTCCGCGCCTTGACCGGCCAGACCGCCGGCATCCGCCGCGCCGGCTCCGCCAGCCTGGACCTGGCCTATGTGGCTGCTGGCCGCTTCGACGCCTTCTGGGAGTCGGGCCTGTCCGAATGGGACATGGCAGCTGGCGTGCTGCTGATCCAGGAAGCCGGCGGCCTGGTAAGCGACTTCAACGGCGGCCACGACTTCCTCGACAAAGGCCACATCGTTGCAGGCAACATCAAGTGCTTCAAGGCGGTACTGACTGCCATCCAGCCGCACCTGCCAGAAAGCATGAAGCGCTAA
- the secF gene encoding protein translocase subunit SecF, whose product MKTINFMGVRKVAFAVTVLLTVLALFSWWQKGLNFGLDFTGGTLIELTYERPADVKAVRAELVNSGFHEAVVQSFGATTDLLVRMPGDDPMLGNKVAEALQKVGGDNPAKVKRVEFVGPQVGEELRDQGGLGMLLALGGILIYLAFRFQWKFAVGAIVSLIHDVVVTLGILSFFQITFDLTVLAAVLAIIGYSLNDTIVVFDRVRENFRVMRKASLIENINISTTQTLLRTIATSVSTLLAIAALLFFGGDNLFGFSLALFIGVMAGTYSSIYIANVVLIWLNLNSEDLIPPVKAEGVDDRP is encoded by the coding sequence ATGAAAACCATCAATTTCATGGGCGTGCGCAAAGTCGCGTTCGCCGTCACCGTGCTCCTCACCGTGCTGGCGCTGTTCAGTTGGTGGCAAAAGGGCCTGAACTTCGGGCTGGACTTCACCGGGGGCACGTTGATCGAGTTGACCTACGAACGCCCGGCTGACGTCAAGGCTGTGCGTGCCGAGCTGGTCAACTCCGGCTTCCACGAAGCTGTGGTTCAGAGCTTCGGTGCTACCACCGACCTGCTGGTGCGCATGCCTGGCGACGACCCGATGCTGGGTAACAAAGTGGCCGAAGCCCTGCAGAAGGTTGGCGGCGACAACCCGGCCAAGGTCAAACGCGTCGAGTTCGTTGGCCCGCAGGTGGGTGAAGAGCTGCGTGACCAGGGCGGCTTGGGCATGCTCCTGGCTCTGGGTGGCATCCTCATTTACCTGGCGTTCCGCTTCCAGTGGAAGTTCGCCGTGGGGGCGATCGTTTCGCTGATCCACGACGTGGTCGTAACGCTGGGTATCCTGTCGTTCTTCCAGATCACCTTCGACCTGACGGTGCTGGCGGCGGTACTGGCGATCATCGGTTACTCGCTGAACGACACCATTGTCGTGTTCGACCGGGTGCGCGAGAACTTCCGCGTGATGCGCAAGGCCTCACTGATCGAGAACATCAACATTTCCACCACCCAGACGCTGCTGCGTACCATCGCCACTTCGGTTTCGACCTTGCTGGCCATTGCCGCGCTGCTGTTCTTTGGGGGTGACAACCTGTTCGGTTTCTCGCTGGCCCTGTTCATTGGTGTCATGGCTGGTACTTACTCGTCGATCTATATCGCCAACGTGGTACTGATCTGGCTGAATCTGAACAGCGAAGATCTCATTCCGCCGGTCAAGGCCGAGGGTGTGGACGACCGTCCGTAA
- a CDS encoding glycine zipper 2TM domain-containing protein, producing MNKSMLVGAVLGAVGVTAGGAVATYSLVNKGPEVAQVTDVQPIKQQVKTPREVCKDVTVTRQAPVKDQHQIAGTVVGALAGGLLGNQIGGGTGKKIATVAGAVGGGYAGNKVQEGMQERDTYTTTQTRCNTVNDISEKVVGYNVTYSIGDQVGKVKMDREPGSTIPLDKNGKLILSEAGQ from the coding sequence GTGAATAAATCAATGCTGGTGGGTGCGGTGCTGGGTGCTGTCGGTGTAACCGCCGGAGGTGCTGTGGCGACCTACAGCTTGGTGAACAAAGGCCCCGAAGTCGCCCAGGTGACTGACGTGCAGCCGATCAAGCAGCAGGTGAAAACCCCGCGTGAAGTATGCAAGGACGTGACAGTGACGCGCCAGGCGCCCGTCAAGGATCAACACCAGATAGCCGGTACCGTGGTCGGTGCGCTGGCGGGTGGTCTGCTCGGTAATCAGATTGGTGGTGGTACCGGCAAGAAGATTGCTACGGTGGCTGGTGCGGTCGGTGGTGGTTATGCGGGTAACAAGGTGCAGGAAGGCATGCAGGAGCGTGATACCTACACGACCACGCAAACACGCTGCAACACGGTCAACGACATCAGCGAGAAGGTGGTGGGCTATAACGTGACCTATTCCATCGGTGACCAGGTAGGCAAGGTGAAGATGGATCGCGAGCCGGGATCGACCATTCCGCTGGACAAGAATGGCAAGTTGATCCTGAGCGAAGCTGGTCAGTAA